One genomic segment of Natrononativus amylolyticus includes these proteins:
- a CDS encoding ABC transporter ATP-binding protein, producing the protein MSDAPAVRVEEVNVSYGDLQVLWDVSMELTEDDRVVALIGPNGAGKTTLLKTLSGLLAVDSGRIDLFGRDATALSPDRIVDLGFVHVPEERNLFTEMTVVENLEMGAFRHRDEFEATLGEVFELFPILEERHDQHAGTLSGGEQQMLAIGRGLMAQPTVLALDELSVGLAPKLVARVFEKVEEISEETTVLLTEQHVHEALGLADRAYLLENGRITLEDSADALLESDRVTEAYLRD; encoded by the coding sequence GTGAGCGACGCTCCGGCGGTCCGCGTCGAGGAGGTGAACGTCTCCTACGGGGACCTCCAGGTTCTCTGGGACGTCTCGATGGAGCTCACCGAGGACGACCGGGTCGTCGCACTGATCGGCCCGAACGGTGCGGGAAAGACGACGCTGCTGAAGACGCTCTCGGGGCTGCTCGCCGTCGACTCCGGACGGATCGACCTGTTCGGACGGGACGCCACCGCGCTCTCACCCGACCGGATCGTCGACCTCGGGTTCGTCCACGTTCCCGAGGAGCGAAACCTGTTTACCGAGATGACCGTCGTCGAGAACCTCGAGATGGGCGCCTTTCGCCATCGAGACGAGTTCGAGGCCACCCTCGGGGAAGTGTTCGAGCTGTTTCCGATCCTCGAGGAGCGACACGACCAACACGCCGGCACGCTCAGCGGGGGCGAACAGCAGATGCTCGCGATCGGTCGCGGGCTGATGGCTCAGCCGACGGTGCTGGCGCTCGACGAGCTGTCGGTGGGACTCGCGCCGAAACTCGTCGCGCGCGTCTTCGAGAAGGTCGAGGAGATCAGCGAGGAGACGACGGTGTTGCTCACCGAACAGCACGTTCACGAGGCGCTCGGCCTCGCCGACCGGGCCTACCTGCTCGAGAACGGGCGCATCACGCTCGAGGACTCCGCGGACGCGCTCCTCGAGAGCGATCGGGTGACGGAGGCCTACCTGCGAGACTGA
- a CDS encoding ABC transporter ATP-binding protein has product MLTVSEVTKTFGGLTAVDDVSFTLESEELVGLIGPNGAGKTTLFNAINGISPPDAGTVRFDGTSITGLKPNQICHRGLVRTFQIVRTFNESTVLENVLTGAVFGSGADRSIPEAREHARKFVSFVGLEEFEGTDARHLTMAQRKHVELARGLAADPKLLMLDEIGSGLTPQEIDELTATIVRIRDELGISVLWIEHVVEAIMGNTDRVLVLNEGSLIAEGTPAEIQENDRVAQAYLGDSE; this is encoded by the coding sequence ATGTTAACTGTCTCCGAGGTCACGAAAACCTTCGGAGGACTCACCGCGGTCGACGACGTGAGCTTCACGCTCGAGTCCGAGGAGCTGGTCGGGCTCATCGGCCCGAACGGCGCGGGGAAGACCACGCTGTTCAACGCGATCAACGGCATCTCGCCGCCGGATGCCGGAACGGTGCGGTTCGACGGCACCTCGATCACGGGGTTGAAACCGAACCAGATCTGTCACCGCGGGCTCGTCCGAACGTTCCAGATCGTCCGCACGTTCAACGAGTCCACCGTCCTCGAGAACGTCCTGACCGGCGCCGTCTTCGGGTCTGGTGCCGACCGGTCGATTCCCGAGGCCAGGGAGCACGCCCGGAAGTTCGTCTCCTTCGTCGGTCTCGAGGAGTTCGAAGGGACCGACGCGCGCCACCTCACGATGGCCCAGCGAAAGCACGTCGAACTCGCCCGGGGGCTGGCGGCCGACCCGAAACTCCTGATGCTCGACGAGATCGGCAGCGGCCTCACCCCCCAGGAGATCGACGAACTCACGGCGACGATCGTCCGCATCCGCGACGAACTCGGCATTTCGGTGCTGTGGATCGAGCACGTCGTCGAGGCGATCATGGGGAACACCGACCGCGTTCTGGTGCTCAACGAGGGCTCGCTCATCGCGGAGGGGACGCCCGCCGAGATCCAGGAGAACGACCGCGTCGCACAGGCGTACCTCGGTGATTCGGAGTGA
- a CDS encoding branched-chain amino acid ABC transporter permease, producing MAVITLLEVAVDGVARGLLFALLGAGITLVFGLGNVLNLSLGVFSVIAVVAGIVVLPMVPHTALAAVVGVAAVAGLGLGVDRALLSSVYRSEGEDRILLGIFTTLGLAIFLDGLLYVYYPLGYSLPHGVPSQSVAGVSVRGSTLLVVAVASVVLFALFVFLRKTYLGKATRTVFQDETGALLCGINPRRIRTLIFVLSVVLAGIAGLLWSLQSAVGPGDAFEFTIFGIIVSIVGGVRNIEGTVAAGLLLGLVITFGNYFIGAYVSMVILFAVAVGVLVLRPNEIA from the coding sequence ATGGCTGTGATAACACTCCTCGAGGTGGCGGTCGACGGAGTGGCTCGCGGGTTGCTGTTCGCGCTCCTCGGCGCGGGGATCACCCTCGTATTCGGCCTGGGGAACGTGTTGAACCTCTCGCTTGGCGTGTTCTCGGTGATCGCCGTCGTCGCCGGCATCGTCGTGCTGCCGATGGTGCCCCACACGGCGCTCGCGGCGGTCGTGGGCGTCGCCGCCGTCGCCGGCCTCGGCCTCGGCGTCGACCGGGCGCTGCTCTCGAGCGTCTACCGCTCGGAGGGGGAAGATCGGATCCTGCTCGGTATCTTCACGACGCTGGGACTGGCCATCTTCCTCGACGGCCTGCTGTACGTCTACTACCCGCTCGGCTACTCGCTGCCCCACGGTGTCCCGTCGCAGTCGGTCGCCGGGGTGAGCGTGCGCGGTTCGACGCTGCTCGTGGTCGCGGTCGCGAGCGTCGTCCTGTTCGCGCTGTTCGTCTTCCTCCGGAAGACCTACCTCGGCAAGGCGACCCGAACCGTCTTCCAGGACGAGACCGGGGCGCTGCTCTGTGGGATCAACCCGCGCCGGATTCGGACGCTCATCTTCGTGCTCAGCGTCGTACTCGCGGGGATCGCGGGACTGCTCTGGAGCCTGCAGTCGGCGGTCGGTCCCGGCGACGCCTTCGAGTTCACGATCTTCGGTATCATCGTCTCGATCGTCGGCGGCGTGCGAAACATCGAGGGTACCGTCGCCGCGGGGCTGTTGCTCGGTCTCGTGATCACTTTCGGGAACTACTTCATCGGCGCCTACGTCTCGATGGTGATCCTGTTCGCCGTGGCGGTCGGCGTACTCGTGTTGCGACCGAACGAAATCGCCTGA